A single Triticum dicoccoides isolate Atlit2015 ecotype Zavitan chromosome 2A, WEW_v2.0, whole genome shotgun sequence DNA region contains:
- the LOC119352037 gene encoding TD and POZ domain-containing protein 5-like has product MENFPLLSRLSSMDNINLSSLRKRLNADLSSAKRYLRWKWLRLSRRRFLARNVEGAPPGLKADFVTMLEDEGADVTIIVGDRQFRAYRRVLTAGSPVLEAELVGQIEKTSAELVKIDGMEPAIFEALLHYAYTGALPDSVDGNEPLQRLLVAADRYGMHNLMAMCEWKLCKSIDAQTVPTTLALAEQHHRAKLKDACIRFESSKIKSVLAAIKEQELPSRVTGTMARLGTRVQGRLALLGTKATSLFRHARNSQACRDTLLFVSSWGLLLYLSIKMEHIIEEAIQLEQDSWLDNFQQMQSSISRLSWICRLAFLERNLQEFQESAWLNSNI; this is encoded by the exons ATGGAAAACTTCCCATTGCTCTCCCGGCTTTCCTCCATGGACAACATAAATCTCTCTTCGCTGAGGAAGCGGTTGAACGCCGATCTCTCCTCGGCGAAGCGGTACCTGCGCTGGAAGTGGCTGAGGCTGTCGAGGAGGCGGTTCCTGGCGCGCAATGTCGAGGGCGCGCCGCCGGGTCTCAAGGCGGACTTCGTGACCATGCTGGAGGACGAGGGCGCGGATGTGACGATCATCGTCGGCGACCGGCAGTTCCGCGCCTACAGGCGCGTGCTCACCGCGGGGTCGCCGGTGCTCGAGGCGGAGCTCGTCGGCCAGATTGAGAAGACCTCCGCCGAGCTCGTCAAGATCGACGGCATGGAGCCGGCCATCTTCGAGGCCCTCCTCCACTACGCCTACACGGGCGCGCTGCCGGATAGCGTCGACGGCAACGAGCCGCTGCAGCGCCTGCTGGTCGCCGCGGACCGGTACGGGATGCACAACCTGATGGCCATGTGCGAGTGGAAGCTGTGCAAGAGCATCGACGCGCAGACCGTCCCGACGACGCTGGCACTGGCCGAGCAGCACCACCGTGCGAAGCTGAAGGATGCTTGCATCAGATTCGAGTCCTCCAAGATCAAGAGTGTGCTCGCCGCCATCAAGGAACAGGAGCTGCCGTCGCGG GTGACAGGGACCATGGCCCGGCTGGGGACGCGCGTCCAAGGGAGGCTGGCGCTGTTGGGCACGAAGGCCACCTCGTTGTTCCGCCATGCGAGGAACAGCCAGGCCTGCCGGGACACCCTGCTGTTTGTCTCCTCGTGGGGCCTTCTCCTATACCTATCCATCAAAATGGAGCACATCATAGAGGAGGCTATCCAACTTGAGCAAGACTCTTGGCTCGACAACTTCCAACAGATGCAGTCTTCCATCTCTCGGCTCTCCTGGATCTGCCGGCTCGCTTTCCTTGAGCGCAATCTCCAAGAGTTCCAAGAATCTGCGTGGCTCAACTCGAATATATGA